The Nakamurella deserti genome contains a region encoding:
- a CDS encoding DNA polymerase III subunit gamma and tau, which translates to MALALYRKYRPATFAEVVGQDHVTEPLRTALKAGRVNHAYLFSGPRGCGKTSSARIMARSLNCVEGPTPDPCGVCPSCIALAPEGPGSLDVVELDAASHGGVDDTRDLRDRAFYMPAESRYRVFIIDEAHMVSAQGFNALLKIVEEPPEHLVFIFATTEPDKVMTTIRSRTHHYPFRLIPPATLRTLLEKLCAEEQVQVEPAVFPLVIRAGGGSARDSLSILDQLLAGAGPGGVTYRHAVALLGVTDSALLDETVDALAADDGASVFGAIDKVVEAGHDPRRFAADLLQRFRDLVILAAVPDAAAKGLIDAPDDQVIAMQAQSERLGPGTLTRLADVLHTGLTDMRGTTAPRLALELMCARMLLPAASGGDGALVQRVERLEQAVSSGVPVTAPAGPPAVGGATAVPAIAPAAAPAAASSAGAEGYRRPSLRGAPEAPAAPAAAPAVPAAPAAPAAAPAAPAAAPAAAAPAAAPAAAPTGAPADVSAAAPAGAPAGVSAAGPVAAPAAPARPERPAAAAAPPASPSRPSVNPALGLPAPPKLSASRRPTAGGARGGAAAPSGSRSGSASGAGPAGTADAPVVLAPTDDWAPPDAPPDEEEYGDPVPAAPPASRPSESRTSGARPADRGGPPPAPRSTAERPAAAPDRPAASTADSRAVAPAPSPAASTERPDARPPAASAAGPAAAAAADAPAGGGPSGGKPLDVTDARRSWPEILSAVQRRKRVTYAMLGAATVADLTDNVLHLTVTSAAMARRVMEPGNVSVLREAIHEVLSAQWAIRCDSPDGGPPAKRPALSVVPDPPPDTDDAPDDYDVRKIDDTPREQVVVGDPEVTAIELLTQQLGARRLDG; encoded by the coding sequence GTGGCTCTCGCTCTGTATCGCAAATACCGCCCGGCGACCTTCGCCGAGGTGGTCGGGCAGGACCACGTCACCGAGCCGTTGCGCACGGCGCTGAAGGCCGGCCGGGTCAACCACGCCTACCTGTTCAGCGGTCCCCGCGGCTGCGGCAAGACGTCCAGCGCCCGGATCATGGCGCGCTCGCTGAACTGTGTCGAGGGCCCGACGCCCGATCCGTGCGGCGTGTGCCCGTCGTGCATCGCGCTGGCCCCCGAGGGGCCGGGATCGCTGGACGTGGTCGAGCTCGACGCGGCCAGCCACGGTGGTGTCGACGACACCCGCGACCTGCGCGACCGCGCCTTCTACATGCCGGCCGAGTCGCGGTACCGGGTGTTCATCATCGACGAGGCGCACATGGTCTCGGCGCAGGGCTTCAACGCCCTGCTCAAGATCGTCGAGGAGCCGCCGGAGCACCTCGTGTTCATCTTCGCCACGACCGAGCCCGACAAGGTCATGACGACCATCCGTTCGCGGACGCACCACTACCCGTTCCGGCTGATTCCGCCGGCGACGTTGCGCACGCTGCTGGAGAAGCTCTGCGCGGAGGAGCAGGTCCAGGTCGAGCCGGCGGTGTTCCCGCTGGTCATCCGGGCCGGCGGTGGCTCCGCCCGGGACTCGTTGTCCATCCTCGACCAGCTGCTGGCCGGAGCCGGCCCCGGGGGTGTGACCTACCGCCACGCCGTCGCCCTGCTCGGCGTCACCGACTCCGCGCTGCTCGACGAGACGGTCGACGCGCTGGCCGCCGACGACGGCGCCTCCGTCTTCGGCGCCATCGACAAGGTGGTCGAGGCCGGGCACGATCCGCGCCGTTTCGCCGCCGACCTGCTGCAACGCTTCCGCGACCTGGTCATCCTCGCGGCGGTGCCGGATGCCGCCGCCAAGGGCCTGATCGACGCGCCGGACGACCAGGTCATCGCCATGCAGGCGCAGTCCGAGCGGCTCGGGCCCGGGACGCTGACCCGACTGGCGGACGTGCTGCACACCGGTCTCACCGACATGCGCGGGACCACGGCCCCCCGGCTCGCCCTGGAGCTGATGTGCGCCCGGATGCTGCTGCCGGCCGCGTCCGGTGGCGACGGCGCCTTGGTACAGCGGGTCGAGCGGCTCGAGCAGGCGGTCAGCTCCGGCGTGCCCGTCACCGCGCCGGCCGGGCCTCCCGCGGTCGGTGGTGCGACCGCCGTCCCGGCGATCGCGCCCGCCGCCGCTCCGGCTGCCGCGAGCTCCGCCGGGGCCGAGGGGTACCGCCGACCGTCGCTGCGCGGTGCTCCGGAGGCGCCGGCCGCTCCGGCCGCAGCCCCCGCGGTGCCCGCCGCCCCGGCCGCCCCCGCTGCCGCCCCGGCCGCCCCCGCTGCCGCCCCGGCCGCCGCTGCCCCGGCTGCCGCACCCGCGGCTGCTCCGACCGGCGCTCCGGCTGACGTTTCCGCGGCTGCTCCGGCTGGCGCTCCGGCTGGCGTGTCCGCGGCTGGTCCAGTTGCGGCCCCGGCCGCTCCCGCGCGGCCCGAACGGCCCGCTGCCGCCGCGGCGCCGCCGGCGTCACCGTCCCGACCCTCGGTCAACCCGGCCCTCGGACTGCCCGCACCGCCGAAATTGTCCGCGTCCCGGCGGCCGACGGCCGGGGGAGCGCGGGGCGGTGCCGCCGCACCGTCCGGTTCCCGCTCGGGATCGGCGTCGGGCGCGGGTCCGGCCGGAACGGCCGATGCCCCGGTGGTGTTGGCGCCGACCGACGACTGGGCACCGCCGGACGCCCCGCCCGACGAGGAGGAGTACGGCGACCCGGTGCCCGCTGCGCCCCCGGCGTCCCGCCCGTCGGAGTCCCGTACGTCCGGTGCCCGGCCCGCTGATCGCGGCGGACCGCCGCCGGCCCCGCGTTCCACGGCCGAACGGCCCGCTGCCGCCCCGGATCGTCCGGCGGCGTCGACCGCCGACAGCCGAGCCGTCGCACCGGCCCCCTCGCCTGCGGCGTCGACGGAGCGACCCGACGCGCGGCCGCCGGCGGCGTCCGCTGCCGGGCCTGCCGCCGCGGCTGCGGCCGATGCTCCGGCCGGTGGCGGCCCTTCCGGCGGCAAGCCACTGGACGTGACCGACGCTCGCCGGTCGTGGCCGGAGATCCTCAGCGCCGTCCAGCGTCGTAAGCGCGTGACGTACGCGATGCTCGGTGCGGCGACCGTCGCGGACCTGACCGACAACGTGCTGCACCTGACGGTCACGTCGGCGGCGATGGCTCGCCGGGTGATGGAACCGGGCAACGTGTCGGTGTTGCGGGAGGCGATCCATGAGGTGCTGTCCGCGCAGTGGGCGATCCGCTGCGACTCGCCGGACGGCGGCCCGCCGGCGAAGCGGCCCGCGCTGAGCGTGGTGCCGGACCCCCCGCCGGACACCGATGACGCCCCCGACGACTACGACGTCCGCAAGATCGACGACACCCCGCGGGAGCAGGTCGTGGTCGGCGACCCCGAGGTCACCGCCATCGAGCTGCTCACCCAGCAGCTCGGCGCCCGCCGCCTCGACGGCTGA
- a CDS encoding TPM domain-containing protein: protein MTLLARTGLSLLAALAFIGLLPGTAFAAPVNITDQADVLNGSSVTQAAAPVEGVTFYVVTLESSSTSIERDVKALGSDVGWNGSDWLSNAVVIAVNVESRRSAVYYGGGTPTSIENNVETIRAAMTSDFQRGDWSAGVVAAITEVQSTLAPAPASYTWLWVLAAGAVLVIGFLVYRGAKTAKARQRQKAADEQQAAANQLTAVNLRQRIEELEVLMETVPDGPHRDPLENDLSDVDVALRRREERGGLSGTDLGVPVEQDTQNLAGLQAVSDRVAARLAVLRQDTGWQDAWNDAVAGTRHRIGTLTSGQAQLIDEEAFEPMDTRPLDAQLATMAAAVRDGSTSVADGIAILDSVDSAVAAKQSEVDAHLAAIQRQQQEQAERDRAARELAEARNRDNSGGGGFGGGFGGAVLGGMLSGGGRRRRGGWGGGGFGGGGFGGGGFGGGRRGGGGGFGGGGGRRGGGSSGGF, encoded by the coding sequence ATGACGCTGCTCGCTCGTACCGGCCTGTCGCTGCTCGCCGCGCTCGCGTTCATCGGGTTGCTACCGGGCACGGCCTTCGCTGCCCCGGTCAACATCACCGACCAGGCCGACGTGCTGAATGGGTCGAGCGTGACGCAGGCCGCGGCCCCCGTCGAGGGCGTGACCTTCTACGTCGTCACGCTGGAATCATCGAGCACCTCGATCGAGCGTGACGTGAAGGCCCTCGGCAGCGACGTGGGGTGGAACGGCTCGGACTGGCTGTCGAATGCCGTGGTCATCGCGGTGAACGTCGAGTCCCGGCGGTCGGCCGTCTACTACGGGGGCGGCACTCCGACGTCGATCGAGAACAACGTCGAGACCATCCGCGCCGCGATGACCAGCGACTTCCAGCGCGGCGACTGGAGTGCCGGCGTCGTCGCCGCCATCACCGAGGTGCAGTCCACGCTTGCTCCCGCACCGGCGTCCTACACATGGCTCTGGGTGCTGGCCGCGGGTGCCGTCCTGGTGATCGGTTTTCTGGTGTACCGAGGTGCGAAGACGGCCAAGGCGCGGCAACGCCAGAAGGCCGCCGACGAGCAGCAGGCCGCGGCGAACCAGCTCACGGCGGTGAACCTGCGGCAGCGCATCGAGGAACTCGAGGTGCTCATGGAGACGGTGCCCGACGGGCCACACCGCGACCCCCTCGAGAACGATCTGTCCGACGTCGACGTGGCCCTGCGGCGGCGTGAGGAAAGGGGCGGCCTCAGCGGCACGGACCTCGGGGTCCCCGTCGAGCAGGATACGCAGAATCTCGCGGGGTTGCAGGCGGTGTCCGACCGGGTGGCGGCCCGGCTCGCCGTGCTGCGTCAGGACACCGGCTGGCAGGACGCCTGGAACGACGCGGTCGCCGGCACCCGGCATCGGATCGGCACGCTGACCAGCGGTCAGGCACAGTTGATCGACGAGGAGGCGTTCGAGCCGATGGACACCCGCCCGCTGGACGCGCAGCTGGCCACCATGGCGGCGGCGGTCCGCGACGGCAGCACCTCCGTCGCCGACGGCATCGCCATCCTGGACAGCGTCGACAGCGCCGTCGCGGCCAAGCAGTCCGAGGTGGACGCCCATCTCGCGGCCATCCAACGCCAGCAGCAGGAGCAGGCCGAGCGAGATCGCGCCGCCCGCGAGCTCGCCGAAGCACGGAACCGCGACAACTCGGGCGGCGGTGGCTTCGGCGGCGGGTTCGGCGGGGCGGTCCTGGGCGGGATGCTCTCCGGTGGCGGCCGCCGACGACGTGGCGGCTGGGGCGGCGGCGGATTCGGCGGGGGTGGCTTCGGCGGAGGTGGCTTCGGCGGCGGGCGGCGCGGCGGCGGTGGCGGCTTCGGGGGCGGCGGTGGCCGGCGCGGCGGCGGCAGCAGCGGTGGGTTCTGA
- a CDS encoding alpha/beta hydrolase family protein, whose amino-acid sequence MPTRHSYGPHPDQWIDVYLPSVPRRPGVAVIIHGGFWRSRYDAALGVPLAADLAARGHVAVNLEYRRVGAGGGYPETLLDVAAGIDLLSTVDGLDLAGVVTIGHSAGGQLAVWAAGRPQLPADAPGARPLVTVTGAVSQAGVVALLRAADERVGDGAMQDLMGAGADEHRQEWVIADPLARVPLPVPVRLLHARDDEDVPFSQSETYLALASVTGGDVALIEVTGGHMALVDTTAPAWAATVAAFEELIE is encoded by the coding sequence ATGCCCACCCGCCACTCCTACGGCCCGCACCCCGACCAGTGGATCGACGTGTACCTGCCGTCGGTGCCGCGACGTCCCGGCGTCGCGGTGATCATCCACGGCGGCTTCTGGCGCAGCCGCTACGACGCCGCGCTCGGCGTGCCGCTGGCCGCAGACCTCGCCGCCCGCGGACACGTCGCCGTCAACCTCGAGTACCGGCGCGTCGGCGCCGGCGGCGGCTACCCCGAGACGCTGCTCGACGTGGCCGCCGGGATCGACCTGCTGAGCACCGTCGACGGCCTCGACCTCGCCGGCGTGGTCACCATCGGCCACTCCGCCGGCGGCCAGCTCGCCGTCTGGGCCGCCGGGCGCCCGCAGCTCCCCGCCGACGCGCCCGGCGCCCGGCCCCTCGTCACCGTCACCGGCGCGGTCAGCCAGGCCGGCGTCGTCGCCCTCCTCCGGGCCGCCGACGAGCGCGTCGGTGACGGCGCGATGCAGGACCTGATGGGCGCCGGCGCCGACGAGCACCGCCAGGAGTGGGTGATCGCCGACCCGCTGGCCCGGGTCCCGCTCCCCGTCCCGGTGCGGCTGCTGCACGCCCGCGACGACGAGGACGTGCCGTTCTCCCAGTCCGAGACGTACCTGGCGCTGGCCTCCGTCACCGGCGGCGACGTGGCGTTGATCGAGGTGACGGGTGGGCATATGGCCCTCGTCGACACCACGGCGCCCGCGTGGGCGGCCACCGTGGCCGCCTTCGAGGAGCTGATCGAGTAG
- a CDS encoding phosphatase PAP2 family protein — translation MDESPVSFSASLPMWAKVLIGAVLAAVALYAVRHAVRRRSELPRWVDPRTYDRRGVVIPAVVSGVFLLAVVALALDVHQDGLITRTFDDPVHDWFVRHRVEGLNSTVVVITNLVSPFGTTVLAIVLATVLAWRTRSWVPALIVFIGPAVAGLLVRLSKLLTPRSRPPQIDQVVLTVEPSFPSGHVAGAVSLYGCVVVVVLIGFFGPVSRLAAVLLVAVAVLLSLIVIWTRLYLAVHWFTDVTASVLLAGVVVAGTLAGYRQFVRSRPPVG, via the coding sequence GTGGACGAATCGCCGGTGTCGTTCTCGGCGTCGTTACCGATGTGGGCGAAGGTGCTGATCGGCGCCGTCCTCGCCGCGGTGGCCCTGTACGCGGTCCGCCACGCCGTCCGCCGCAGGAGCGAACTGCCCCGCTGGGTCGACCCGCGGACCTACGACCGGCGCGGCGTCGTCATCCCGGCTGTGGTGAGTGGGGTGTTCCTCCTCGCCGTCGTCGCCCTCGCCCTCGACGTGCACCAGGACGGCCTCATCACCCGCACCTTCGACGACCCGGTCCACGACTGGTTCGTCCGGCACCGCGTCGAGGGCCTCAACTCCACGGTCGTCGTGATCACCAACCTGGTCAGCCCGTTCGGGACGACGGTGCTGGCCATCGTGCTCGCCACGGTGCTGGCCTGGCGGACCCGGTCGTGGGTTCCCGCCCTGATCGTCTTCATCGGGCCCGCGGTCGCCGGCCTCCTCGTCCGGCTCAGCAAGCTGCTGACCCCCCGTAGCCGCCCGCCGCAGATCGATCAGGTCGTGCTCACCGTCGAGCCGTCGTTCCCGTCCGGGCACGTCGCCGGTGCCGTCAGCCTGTACGGCTGCGTCGTGGTGGTCGTCCTCATCGGCTTCTTCGGTCCCGTCAGCCGGCTCGCGGCGGTGCTGCTGGTGGCGGTGGCGGTGTTGCTGTCACTGATCGTCATCTGGACGCGGCTGTACCTGGCCGTGCACTGGTTCACCGACGTCACCGCCTCAGTGCTGCTGGCCGGTGTGGTCGTCGCCGGCACCCTCGCCGGGTACCGGCAGTTCGTCCGGAGCCGGCCGCCCGTCGGCTGA
- a CDS encoding acetate kinase encodes MSRNVLVLNCGSSSIKYQLIDADSGAAHATGLVEKIGSVDGVVTHREGAESARIEGAIADHAVGLTLMRQAFADAGEDLNDRGVIAVGHRVVHGGTTFTGPVLIDDTVVAEIGELSVLAPLHNPANLVGIERAMANFPHLPHVAVFDTAFFADLPPAASTYAIDRALADRHGVRRYGFHGTSHSYVSQEVASFLDRPYGELNQIVLHLGAGASVTAIRGGRPVDTSMGMTPLQGLVMATRSGDIDPGALFHLHRVAGLSVDEIDTLLNRRSGVQGLSGVSDFRDLHRLIAAGDAHAQLALDVWVHRVRAYLGAYYVLLGSVDVITFTAGVGENDARARELVTADLEGLGIAVDAARNTAPSREARVISPDGSRVTVMVMPTNEELAIARATVASID; translated from the coding sequence GTGAGCCGCAACGTCCTGGTCCTCAACTGCGGCTCGTCCTCGATCAAGTACCAGCTGATCGACGCGGACTCCGGTGCGGCGCACGCGACCGGTCTCGTCGAGAAGATCGGCTCGGTCGACGGGGTGGTGACCCACCGGGAGGGCGCCGAGAGCGCGCGCATCGAGGGGGCGATCGCCGACCACGCCGTCGGGTTGACGCTGATGCGGCAGGCGTTCGCCGATGCGGGTGAGGACCTCAACGACCGCGGTGTGATCGCCGTCGGGCACCGCGTCGTCCACGGCGGGACCACGTTCACCGGACCCGTGCTCATCGACGACACGGTGGTCGCCGAGATCGGCGAGCTGTCGGTGCTGGCGCCGCTGCACAACCCGGCCAACCTGGTCGGCATCGAGCGGGCGATGGCCAACTTCCCGCACCTGCCGCACGTCGCCGTCTTCGACACCGCGTTCTTCGCCGACCTGCCGCCCGCCGCGTCCACCTACGCGATCGACCGGGCGCTGGCCGACCGGCACGGCGTCCGCCGCTACGGCTTCCACGGCACCTCGCACAGCTACGTGTCGCAGGAGGTCGCGTCGTTCCTGGACCGGCCGTACGGCGAGCTGAACCAGATCGTGCTGCACCTCGGGGCCGGCGCGTCGGTGACCGCCATCCGCGGTGGCCGGCCGGTCGACACCTCGATGGGCATGACCCCGCTGCAGGGCCTGGTGATGGCCACCCGCTCCGGCGACATCGACCCCGGTGCGTTGTTCCACCTGCACCGGGTCGCCGGTCTGTCGGTCGACGAGATCGACACCCTGTTGAACCGCCGGTCGGGGGTGCAGGGGCTGTCCGGGGTGAGCGACTTCCGTGACCTGCACCGGCTGATCGCGGCCGGCGACGCCCACGCGCAGCTCGCGCTCGACGTCTGGGTGCACCGGGTGCGCGCGTACCTCGGCGCCTACTACGTGCTGCTCGGGTCGGTCGACGTCATCACCTTCACGGCGGGGGTGGGAGAGAACGACGCCCGGGCGCGGGAGCTCGTGACGGCCGACCTGGAGGGGCTGGGGATCGCGGTGGACGCGGCGCGCAACACCGCACCGTCCCGGGAAGCCCGGGTCATCTCCCCGGACGGCTCGAGGGTGACCGTGATGGTGATGCCGACCAACGAGGAGCTGGCGATCGCGCGGGCCACGGTGGCGTCGATCGACTGA
- the pta gene encoding phosphate acetyltransferase — protein sequence MSRSVYVASPEGNSGKSTVAFGLLDQLTRSVERVGVFRPVTKSDTETDRVVELLLSHPAVEQDYRSTIGISYDALHRDPDGALSEILRRYYEMAEQFDVIVVLGSDYTDIATGSELAFNAEVAANLGSPVVLVVSGQGRTPEEIRLSAELARAELAGLHANPVAVIANRVDPDAVAQVRELLAADGALGVGAIPELPTLIAPSIGQLIAACDGRIVRGDSPEALARESMGFVVAAMSMPNVLVRLHDNYTVIAPGDRYDLLPGLVLAHYAGTFPPLACIVLTGGYLPPEPVQRLIDGLVGDLPIIVTDLGTYETATALSQVQGKLRAGSTVKVDTALRVFAESVDVDALIAGIEISHSEATTPLMFQFRLIDRARENRRHIVLPEGDDDRILQATDSLLRLGVADITVLGDENAVRTRASTLGLTLGGARVLSPQDPELVERFAVEYQRLRAHKGMTIEKAREVVTDVSYFGTMMVHLGLADGMVSGAAHTTAHTIKPSFEIVKTVPGTKIVSSVFLMCLADRVLVYGDCAVNPDPTADQLADIAISSAATAAQFGVDPRVAMLSYSTGTSGSGADVDKVREATGMVHERRPELLVEGPIQYDAAVDPSVAASKLPDSQVAGRATVLIFPDLNTGNNTYKAVQRSANAVAIGPVLQGLNKPVNDLSRGALVVDIVNTVVITAIQAQARARSVDAASASSEGVPA from the coding sequence ATGTCCCGCAGCGTGTACGTCGCCTCCCCCGAGGGGAACTCGGGCAAGTCCACCGTGGCCTTCGGGCTGCTCGACCAGCTCACCCGCAGTGTCGAACGCGTCGGGGTCTTCCGCCCGGTGACCAAGTCCGACACCGAGACCGACCGGGTGGTGGAGCTGCTGCTGTCGCATCCGGCGGTCGAGCAGGACTACCGGAGCACCATCGGCATCAGCTACGACGCGCTGCACCGCGATCCGGACGGCGCGCTGTCGGAGATCCTGCGCCGCTACTACGAGATGGCCGAACAGTTCGACGTCATCGTGGTCCTCGGCAGCGACTACACCGACATCGCCACCGGCAGCGAGCTGGCCTTCAACGCCGAGGTCGCCGCCAACCTGGGGTCGCCGGTGGTGCTGGTGGTCAGCGGCCAGGGCCGCACGCCCGAGGAGATCCGGCTGTCGGCCGAGCTGGCCCGCGCCGAGTTGGCCGGCCTGCACGCGAACCCGGTCGCGGTCATCGCCAACCGGGTCGACCCGGACGCCGTGGCGCAGGTGCGCGAGCTGCTCGCCGCCGACGGGGCGCTCGGCGTCGGCGCCATCCCGGAGCTGCCCACGCTGATCGCGCCGTCGATCGGCCAGCTGATCGCCGCCTGCGACGGCCGCATCGTCCGTGGCGACTCCCCGGAGGCGCTGGCCCGGGAGTCCATGGGTTTCGTGGTGGCTGCGATGTCGATGCCCAACGTGTTGGTCCGGCTGCACGACAACTACACGGTGATCGCTCCCGGCGACCGCTACGACCTGCTGCCCGGACTGGTGCTCGCGCACTATGCCGGCACCTTCCCGCCGCTGGCCTGCATCGTGCTGACCGGCGGCTACCTGCCGCCGGAGCCGGTGCAACGCCTGATCGACGGCCTCGTCGGTGACCTGCCGATCATCGTCACCGACCTCGGCACCTACGAGACGGCGACGGCGCTCAGCCAGGTGCAGGGCAAGCTCCGCGCGGGGTCGACGGTCAAGGTCGACACCGCGCTGCGGGTGTTCGCCGAGAGCGTCGACGTCGACGCCCTGATCGCCGGCATCGAGATCAGCCACAGCGAGGCCACCACCCCGCTCATGTTCCAGTTCCGCCTCATCGACCGGGCGCGGGAGAACCGCCGGCACATCGTGCTGCCGGAGGGCGACGACGACCGCATCCTGCAGGCGACCGATTCGCTGCTGCGTCTCGGCGTCGCCGACATCACCGTCCTCGGTGACGAGAACGCCGTCCGGACCCGGGCCTCGACGCTGGGCCTGACCCTGGGTGGGGCCCGCGTGCTGTCCCCGCAGGACCCGGAGCTGGTCGAGCGGTTCGCGGTGGAGTACCAGCGGCTGCGCGCACACAAGGGGATGACGATCGAGAAGGCCCGGGAGGTCGTCACCGACGTGTCCTACTTCGGCACGATGATGGTGCACCTGGGCCTGGCCGACGGGATGGTCTCCGGTGCTGCGCACACCACCGCCCACACCATCAAGCCGTCGTTCGAGATCGTCAAGACGGTGCCCGGGACGAAGATCGTCTCCAGCGTGTTCCTGATGTGCCTGGCCGACCGGGTGCTGGTCTACGGCGACTGCGCCGTCAATCCCGACCCGACGGCCGACCAGCTCGCCGACATCGCCATCTCGTCCGCGGCCACCGCGGCACAGTTCGGCGTCGACCCGCGGGTGGCGATGCTGTCGTACTCGACGGGCACCTCGGGCAGCGGCGCCGACGTGGACAAGGTCCGCGAGGCCACCGGCATGGTCCACGAACGCCGGCCCGAACTGCTGGTCGAGGGCCCCATCCAGTACGACGCCGCGGTGGACCCGTCGGTCGCGGCGTCCAAACTGCCCGACTCGCAGGTGGCGGGCCGCGCAACCGTGCTGATCTTCCCGGACCTCAACACCGGCAACAACACCTACAAGGCGGTGCAGCGCAGCGCGAACGCGGTCGCCATCGGCCCCGTGCTGCAGGGCCTGAACAAGCCGGTCAACGACCTCTCCCGCGGTGCGCTGGTCGTCGACATCGTCAACACCGTGGTCATCACTGCCATCCAGGCGCAGGCCCGCGCCCGGTCCGTCGACGCGGCGTCCGCCTCTTCCGAAGGAGTGCCGGCGTGA
- a CDS encoding alpha/beta hydrolase: MTTPVEDVLGAPFSAQTLNLRPDDEGPVVATLVRRTPIGRHRRAVLYLHGFVDYFFHVHVAQEWVDHGYDFYALDLRKYGRSIRAHQTVNDVTDLADYDEEIDEAVRIIREEGHDVVVLLAHSTGGLIAPLWAHRRRGLHLIDAMVLNSPFFDLNGTALERGLLTRVIDVAGRFLPRLVVSSLASAYAQALHTTNGGEWDFDTSWKSIAESPVRAGWLRAVRRGQKRLNAGLAIDVPVLVITSARSGDGRTPGPHHRDSDCVLDVEHMWRGARVIGPEVTVVTVEGGLHDLSLSPTAVRNRFFREVFDWTATHVPDVQRLRPV; the protein is encoded by the coding sequence GTGACCACCCCCGTCGAGGATGTCCTCGGAGCCCCGTTCAGCGCCCAGACGCTGAACCTGCGGCCCGACGACGAGGGCCCGGTGGTCGCGACCCTGGTCCGGCGGACCCCCATCGGCCGGCACCGCCGCGCGGTGCTCTACCTGCACGGATTCGTCGACTACTTCTTCCACGTGCACGTCGCGCAGGAGTGGGTCGACCACGGGTACGACTTCTACGCCCTCGACCTGCGCAAGTACGGCCGCTCCATCCGGGCCCACCAGACCGTCAACGACGTCACCGATCTCGCCGACTACGACGAGGAGATCGACGAGGCGGTGCGGATCATCCGTGAGGAGGGTCACGACGTCGTCGTCCTGCTGGCGCACTCCACCGGCGGCCTGATCGCACCGCTCTGGGCGCACCGCCGGCGGGGCCTGCACCTGATCGACGCGATGGTGCTCAACAGCCCGTTCTTCGATCTCAACGGCACCGCCCTGGAGCGGGGCCTGCTCACCCGGGTCATCGACGTGGCGGGGCGCTTCCTGCCGCGGCTGGTGGTGTCGTCGTTGGCGTCGGCCTACGCGCAGGCACTGCACACCACCAACGGCGGTGAGTGGGACTTCGACACCTCCTGGAAGTCGATCGCCGAGTCGCCGGTGCGGGCCGGTTGGCTGCGGGCCGTCCGGCGCGGGCAGAAGCGACTCAACGCCGGCCTCGCCATCGACGTGCCGGTGCTGGTGATCACCTCGGCCCGCTCCGGGGATGGCCGGACGCCGGGTCCGCACCACCGGGACTCCGACTGCGTGCTCGACGTCGAGCACATGTGGCGCGGCGCCCGGGTGATCGGGCCCGAGGTCACCGTCGTGACCGTCGAGGGCGGCCTGCACGACCTCTCGCTCTCACCCACCGCTGTCCGGAACCGCTTCTTCCGTGAGGTCTTCGACTGGACCGCCACCCACGTGCCCGACGTCCAGCGGCTCCGACCGGTCTGA
- a CDS encoding MOSC domain-containing protein, protein MKADTTTRWGHGRHLTGRVHQVSVVVGGTRIPVTAPHPVTPGGLGDDDAHGGVERAVTVHPWEHYAAWSAAGLPPLDEPAFGEHLTTVGLLEHEVFVGDTFRWGTAELQVSAPAQPDPGLAGRDVAVRLQRGGRTGFHLRVVRAGRAGPEDPLELVDVDPAGVSLATVALALADGPAAAGVSAERLLLLRAVLPADLVDVWEKLLAVPHLDTSTGSGSAVR, encoded by the coding sequence GTGAAGGCCGACACCACGACCCGGTGGGGACACGGACGCCACCTGACGGGACGCGTCCACCAGGTCAGCGTGGTCGTCGGTGGCACCCGGATCCCGGTGACGGCCCCGCACCCGGTGACGCCCGGCGGGCTCGGGGACGACGACGCTCACGGCGGGGTCGAGCGGGCCGTCACGGTGCACCCGTGGGAGCACTACGCGGCCTGGTCGGCCGCCGGGTTGCCCCCGCTGGACGAGCCGGCGTTCGGCGAGCACCTGACCACCGTCGGACTGCTCGAGCACGAGGTCTTCGTCGGCGACACCTTCCGCTGGGGCACCGCCGAGCTGCAGGTCAGTGCGCCGGCGCAGCCCGATCCCGGGCTGGCGGGCCGCGACGTGGCCGTCCGGCTGCAGCGCGGCGGCCGGACGGGCTTCCACCTGCGGGTCGTGCGCGCCGGCCGAGCCGGCCCGGAGGACCCGCTGGAACTCGTCGACGTCGACCCGGCGGGCGTGAGCCTGGCCACGGTGGCCCTGGCGCTGGCGGACGGCCCGGCGGCGGCCGGCGTCTCGGCCGAGCGGCTGCTGCTGCTGCGCGCGGTGCTGCCGGCCGACCTCGTGGACGTCTGGGAGAAGCTGCTCGCCGTTCCCCACCTGGACACATCGACCGGATCGGGCTCGGCCGTTCGATGA